From one Bacillus sp. Marseille-P3661 genomic stretch:
- a CDS encoding threonine/serine exporter family protein has translation MENSNAIDVYKVMEVCLLAGKIMLRSGAETYRVEDTMERIASSFGIEGTHCYVTPTGIIFAVDKYDTRLIRISDRSTDLQKVTMVNSISRRISSKEITLSEAGVLLKEVEATNHAYSIFTQAAAAAIVSGCFLIMFKGIWADFIPALITGGVGFIALIYFSKLAELKFFAEFSASLIIGLLAVMFVATGYGEELDKIIIGSVMPLVPGLLITNAVRDLMAGHLVSGLSKGAEAFLTAFAIGTGIAVVFLLF, from the coding sequence ATGGAAAATTCAAATGCAATAGATGTATATAAAGTAATGGAAGTGTGTTTACTTGCGGGTAAAATTATGCTCCGTAGCGGAGCAGAAACATACCGCGTCGAAGATACGATGGAACGGATTGCTTCATCCTTTGGGATTGAGGGAACTCATTGCTATGTAACGCCAACGGGGATTATCTTTGCAGTTGATAAATACGATACAAGGCTCATTCGCATATCTGATCGTTCTACGGATCTTCAAAAGGTGACAATGGTCAATAGCATATCGCGGCGTATTAGTAGTAAAGAAATTACGCTTTCAGAAGCGGGTGTATTATTAAAGGAAGTAGAAGCTACAAATCATGCCTATTCTATTTTCACTCAAGCGGCAGCTGCGGCGATTGTAAGCGGATGTTTTCTAATCATGTTTAAAGGGATTTGGGCGGACTTTATTCCAGCTTTAATTACCGGTGGAGTAGGTTTTATAGCTTTAATTTATTTTAGTAAATTAGCGGAGCTTAAATTTTTTGCAGAGTTTTCAGCATCGCTAATAATTGGTTTACTTGCGGTTATGTTTGTAGCGACTGGTTATGGAGAAGAGCTAGATAAAATCATTATTGGATCTGTAATGCCGTTAGTGCCTGGTTTATTAATTACGAATGCTGTTAGAGACTTGATGGCTGGCCATTTAGTATCTGGACTATCTAAAGGTGCGGAGGCTTTTTTAACGGCATTTGCCATTGGAACTGGGATTGCAGTTGTATTTTTATTATTTTAG
- a CDS encoding MerR family transcriptional regulator, with product MGEDSFKDKKVITIGIVSELTGLSVRQIRYYEERKLIFPKRSQGGNRKFSFNDVETLMEIANKIEDGVQTYEIRQDMVKEQRTKEAVRNKMIQGQLNAQFGIQKGRYYK from the coding sequence ATGGGGGAAGATAGTTTTAAAGATAAGAAAGTAATAACAATCGGAATTGTTAGCGAATTAACAGGGCTTTCTGTACGTCAAATAAGGTATTACGAAGAAAGAAAGCTAATCTTTCCAAAACGTTCACAAGGCGGGAACAGGAAATTTTCTTTTAATGACGTTGAAACATTAATGGAAATTGCCAATAAAATCGAAGATGGCGTCCAAACCTATGAAATCAGACAGGATATGGTTAAAGAGCAGCGGACTAAAGAAGCTGTAAGAAATAAAATGATTCAAGGTCAATTAAATGCACAGTTCGGCATTC
- a CDS encoding sulfatase-like hydrolase/transferase gives MLKIQQVERSNYHNLKLLLLFLLFAIFVGVVLFGMESYIRRNFSYGFEWISAHTNPFILNYIILFLVFLVFFALFNDFLISFTVFSFVMLTIAVIDKYKFLFLGEYLYPWDVLLYQQLFNLLPQLLNEITLKHYLIAIVTVIIAVLAIWLFKKFMPFFNIKMGWISRIVLLLVSVGLIISFFFFRSTPLKGVFASMGIENINWNQATNYNINGFALAFVLNTESTIIFAPQGYSEENILQTIDELEKILPNEQAVSTTELEQKPNIIMIMNEAFWDPTLLQAVNFSKDPMPTVRSNQSGWLLSPQFGGGTANIEFEALTGLSVSFLPTGSIAYQQFVSRPVPSMASLLRDQGYNPVAIHPYYSWFWSREKVYPLIGFDQFISLDNFEGATYRGPYIADQEVNKRIISQTEKSEEPVFIYAVTMQNHGPYEKNRYKEVDVTVESSILSPESIDSLTSYTQGVVEADRSLEELINYYKKSEEPTILVFFGDHLPFLGANYLTYLEAGYIESAGPWSLEEYQRMRATPLVLWSNYMVEKVELPVMSGSFLPPYIMELAQLEKPLYYQFLEHYSGQLSGFTTSIKTTPNGELYKDTPDDVKSLEDIYSRLQYDLLFGKQYGVPRLFNKEQ, from the coding sequence TTGTTGAAAATACAGCAAGTTGAACGATCAAATTATCATAACTTAAAATTACTGCTATTATTCTTACTTTTTGCTATATTTGTTGGTGTTGTTCTATTTGGGATGGAATCCTATATTCGCAGAAATTTTAGTTATGGCTTTGAATGGATTAGTGCACATACCAATCCGTTTATATTAAATTACATTATTTTATTTTTAGTATTTCTAGTGTTTTTTGCGTTGTTTAATGATTTCTTAATAAGCTTTACTGTTTTTTCTTTTGTGATGCTGACTATTGCTGTTATTGATAAATATAAATTTTTATTTTTAGGCGAATATTTATATCCTTGGGATGTGCTATTGTATCAGCAATTATTTAATTTGTTGCCGCAGCTATTAAATGAAATTACTTTAAAACATTATTTGATTGCAATAGTTACGGTTATCATCGCTGTTTTAGCGATTTGGCTGTTTAAAAAATTCATGCCATTTTTTAATATAAAAATGGGCTGGATTTCAAGAATTGTGTTGTTACTTGTAAGCGTCGGATTAATTATTTCATTTTTCTTTTTCCGTAGCACACCACTTAAAGGTGTTTTTGCTTCTATGGGTATTGAAAATATAAACTGGAATCAAGCGACCAATTATAATATTAATGGTTTTGCCTTAGCATTTGTATTAAATACGGAAAGTACGATTATTTTTGCGCCGCAAGGCTATAGTGAAGAAAATATTTTACAGACGATTGATGAGCTAGAAAAAATCTTGCCAAACGAGCAAGCAGTATCCACTACCGAGCTTGAACAAAAACCTAATATTATTATGATTATGAACGAAGCCTTTTGGGATCCAACTTTATTGCAGGCTGTTAATTTTAGTAAGGATCCAATGCCAACAGTTCGCAGTAATCAAAGTGGCTGGTTATTATCACCGCAATTTGGAGGAGGAACTGCTAACATTGAATTCGAAGCGTTGACAGGGCTAAGTGTATCATTTTTACCAACAGGATCAATTGCGTATCAGCAATTTGTAAGCCGCCCTGTTCCGTCCATGGCAAGCCTTTTACGTGATCAAGGCTACAATCCGGTTGCAATTCATCCGTATTATAGCTGGTTTTGGAGCCGCGAGAAGGTTTATCCACTAATCGGCTTTGATCAGTTTATTAGTCTTGATAACTTTGAAGGTGCGACTTATCGTGGCCCATATATCGCTGATCAGGAAGTAAATAAACGGATTATTTCACAAACAGAGAAGTCGGAGGAGCCTGTATTTATTTATGCTGTTACGATGCAAAATCACGGGCCGTATGAAAAAAATCGCTATAAAGAGGTTGATGTAACGGTTGAAAGTTCTATATTATCACCGGAATCGATTGATTCACTCACATCGTATACACAGGGAGTTGTTGAGGCAGATCGTTCATTAGAAGAGTTGATCAATTATTATAAAAAGTCAGAAGAGCCAACCATACTTGTGTTTTTTGGTGATCATTTGCCGTTTTTAGGTGCAAATTATTTAACCTATTTAGAAGCGGGTTACATTGAGTCAGCAGGTCCATGGTCATTGGAGGAATATCAACGGATGAGAGCTACGCCGTTAGTTTTATGGTCTAACTACATGGTTGAAAAGGTTGAACTTCCTGTTATGAGCGGGTCCTTTTTGCCGCCTTATATCATGGAGTTGGCACAATTAGAAAAGCCGTTGTATTATCAGTTTTTAGAACATTATAGCGGGCAGTTGTCCGGTTTTACTACTTCTATTAAAACAACTCCGAATGGAGAGTTATACAAAGATACACCTGATGATGTTAAGTCCCTGGAAGATATATATTCAAGACTTCAATATGATTTATTATTTGGAAAACAGTATGGAGTACCAAGATTATTTAATAAGGAACAATAG
- a CDS encoding small acid-soluble spore protein H, whose product MNMQRAKEISESPEMVNVTYDGTPIYIQHVDEETETARIFPLNEPQNERYVPLNGLEEH is encoded by the coding sequence ATGAATATGCAGCGTGCGAAGGAAATTAGTGAATCACCTGAGATGGTTAATGTTACTTACGATGGTACACCAATCTATATTCAACATGTTGATGAAGAAACAGAAACAGCTAGAATCTTTCCATTAAATGAACCACAAAATGAACGTTATGTGCCACTTAATGGTTTAGAGGAGCACTAA
- a CDS encoding FAD-binding oxidoreductase, translating to MLKTEKLVEDLLTIIPDTKRVTTNETILEHHSKGITYHEPHLPDVVVFPENKEEVQQIVQYAHENEVPIVPFGVGSCMEGQVIPVNGGISIDFIQMNNIIEVRPDDFIVKVQPGVTRQQLNKHLKKYGLFFPVDPGADATIGGMAATNASGTNAVKYGIMRDNVLGLEVVLADGKVIKTGGTYFKSSAGYDLTGLMVGSEGTLGVFTEITLRLYGIPEVIMAAKANFPSIEAAGKAAESILKSGIPVSRMELVDEKTIEAVNEYKQTNYKIAPTLFFEFVGSQGAVNDDVELAKEVTAMEGCVSFEFETDSIARAQLWEARHDAAFAIVDRKKGKLLISTDVCVPISELTNAIVDTRRAVEKYGIYAAILGHVGDGNYHAACAVDPNDPDEMKRMKLMNEEIIEFALAHGGTCTGEHGIGVGKIQFLKQQHGYGVEVMKMIKSTLDPKGILNPGKIF from the coding sequence ATGCTAAAAACAGAAAAGCTAGTGGAGGATTTATTAACTATTATTCCCGACACAAAACGAGTAACGACAAATGAAACAATTTTGGAGCATCATAGTAAAGGAATTACATATCATGAACCACATTTACCTGATGTGGTCGTGTTTCCAGAAAACAAAGAAGAGGTACAACAAATTGTTCAGTATGCACATGAAAATGAGGTGCCAATTGTTCCTTTCGGAGTAGGAAGCTGCATGGAAGGACAGGTTATCCCTGTCAATGGCGGTATTTCAATTGATTTCATTCAAATGAATAACATCATTGAAGTACGTCCAGATGATTTTATTGTAAAAGTACAACCTGGCGTAACGAGACAACAATTGAATAAGCACCTGAAAAAGTATGGATTGTTTTTCCCGGTGGATCCGGGTGCTGACGCAACAATCGGCGGAATGGCGGCAACAAATGCGAGTGGAACCAATGCCGTTAAATATGGCATTATGCGAGATAACGTGTTAGGGTTAGAAGTTGTTTTAGCCGATGGAAAGGTCATAAAAACAGGTGGAACATATTTCAAGTCGTCTGCTGGCTATGATCTAACTGGTTTAATGGTTGGTTCAGAGGGGACGCTTGGAGTATTTACGGAAATTACATTGCGCCTTTATGGAATCCCAGAAGTCATTATGGCAGCTAAAGCGAACTTTCCTAGTATTGAGGCAGCTGGTAAAGCAGCTGAATCGATTTTAAAAAGCGGTATTCCTGTTTCGCGGATGGAGCTCGTTGATGAAAAAACAATTGAGGCAGTAAATGAATATAAACAAACGAATTACAAAATTGCACCAACCTTATTTTTTGAGTTCGTTGGCAGCCAAGGTGCGGTTAATGATGATGTGGAACTTGCAAAAGAAGTGACTGCGATGGAAGGCTGCGTGTCGTTTGAGTTTGAAACAGATAGCATCGCTAGAGCTCAGCTTTGGGAGGCGCGGCATGACGCTGCTTTTGCTATCGTCGATCGCAAAAAAGGCAAGCTGCTCATTTCAACGGATGTGTGTGTGCCAATTTCTGAGCTTACAAATGCGATTGTGGATACAAGAAGAGCTGTAGAAAAGTACGGAATTTATGCAGCCATTCTTGGCCATGTTGGGGATGGTAATTACCACGCTGCATGTGCGGTAGATCCAAACGATCCGGATGAAATGAAACGTATGAAACTGATGAATGAAGAAATCATTGAATTTGCATTAGCACATGGCGGAACATGTACAGGGGAGCATGGCATTGGTGTTGGTAAGATCCAGTTTCTGAAACAGCAACACGGGTATGGTGTTGAAGTGATGAAGATGATTAAATCCACATTAGATCCAAAGGGCATTTTAAATCCAGGTAAAATATTTTAA
- a CDS encoding DinB family protein has product MERMNGFMNSWMAHRNALIELVKTVGDEHLNYKPWEDAMSFSELVLHITSATEMFVQTVKRGVFTPPTEKKSVDSINELLSTIQSETEQTKAGLESLTNEQLEQIVEFAGMKMPGMVMLESGKDHEIHHKGQLFTYARLIGVKELPFFISRG; this is encoded by the coding sequence ATGGAAAGAATGAATGGGTTTATGAATAGCTGGATGGCTCACCGCAATGCATTGATTGAATTAGTAAAAACGGTGGGAGATGAGCACCTTAACTACAAGCCTTGGGAAGACGCGATGTCATTTTCTGAACTAGTCTTACATATAACAAGTGCAACTGAAATGTTCGTTCAAACGGTTAAAAGGGGCGTATTTACTCCTCCAACCGAAAAGAAATCTGTCGATAGCATAAATGAATTACTTTCAACTATTCAATCAGAAACAGAACAAACAAAAGCTGGTCTAGAATCTCTTACAAATGAGCAATTAGAGCAAATCGTCGAGTTTGCCGGTATGAAAATGCCTGGAATGGTTATGCTTGAAAGCGGAAAAGACCATGAGATACATCACAAAGGGCAATTATTTACGTACGCTCGTTTAATCGGGGTTAAAGAACTACCGTTTTTCATTAGTAGAGGGTAA
- a CDS encoding class I SAM-dependent methyltransferase, whose product MQKDESIKDAVKQQFSKNAEKYVASESHAKGKDLPIIVDWLKPQPNWKALDIATGGGHVVKALAPYVQQVFSTDLTERMLQSAADHLNEHFNNVSYVIADAEALPFLANTFDVVTCRIAPHHFPNPERFISEVQRVLKPNGKFILIDNIVPNDSELANFMNTFEKLRDESHVRCLSVNEWQAHFTSSGLKEVKSELKKKTHDYQTWVKVTTKNEEQVESVNQYFLNAAEKLQQYYSVKVVNNEIQSITVDEWMVLCEKR is encoded by the coding sequence ATGCAAAAAGACGAAAGTATTAAAGATGCGGTGAAACAACAATTTTCAAAAAACGCTGAGAAGTATGTTGCAAGTGAATCCCATGCTAAAGGAAAGGATTTGCCAATAATCGTAGATTGGCTAAAGCCGCAGCCTAACTGGAAGGCCTTAGATATTGCAACTGGTGGCGGTCATGTGGTAAAGGCCCTAGCGCCATATGTTCAGCAAGTATTTTCAACTGATTTAACAGAGCGGATGCTCCAAAGCGCAGCGGACCATTTAAATGAGCATTTTAATAATGTTTCATATGTGATTGCAGATGCAGAGGCGTTGCCGTTTTTAGCAAATACGTTTGATGTGGTAACGTGTCGGATTGCTCCACACCATTTTCCGAATCCAGAACGGTTTATTAGTGAAGTACAGAGAGTGTTAAAACCAAACGGGAAATTTATTTTAATTGATAATATTGTACCGAATGATTCAGAACTAGCTAATTTTATGAATACCTTTGAAAAATTACGTGATGAAAGTCATGTTCGTTGCTTATCAGTCAACGAATGGCAAGCGCATTTTACATCATCAGGTCTAAAGGAAGTAAAGTCAGAGTTAAAAAAGAAAACACATGATTATCAAACATGGGTAAAGGTAACGACTAAAAATGAGGAACAAGTGGAAAGTGTGAATCAATACTTTCTAAATGCTGCTGAAAAGCTGCAACAATACTATTCTGTTAAAGTTGTTAATAACGAGATCCAATCAATCACAGTTGATGAGTGGATGGTGCTTTGCGAAAAAAGATAA
- a CDS encoding threonine/serine exporter family protein — translation MVAQLVTSFIASAGFGVIFNVPKNALFQCGFVGMVGWFIYVYLEQYLIVDTVLATLIAAFFIAVVSQIFSKLYKTPIIVFNVSGIIPLVPGGLAYNAMRHFVENDYNSALQLAAKAFVISGAIAIGLVFSEVINQMIRRRSRL, via the coding sequence ATGGTTGCACAGTTGGTTACAAGTTTTATTGCATCGGCCGGATTTGGGGTAATCTTTAATGTTCCAAAAAATGCGCTGTTTCAATGTGGGTTTGTGGGGATGGTCGGGTGGTTTATATATGTATATTTAGAGCAGTATCTTATAGTAGATACGGTGTTGGCAACACTTATTGCAGCATTTTTCATTGCAGTTGTCAGTCAAATATTCTCAAAGTTATATAAAACGCCGATTATCGTTTTTAATGTTTCAGGAATTATTCCGTTAGTACCAGGTGGACTGGCGTATAATGCAATGCGGCATTTTGTTGAAAATGATTACAATTCCGCTTTACAGTTAGCGGCCAAAGCATTTGTTATTTCAGGTGCGATCGCAATTGGGCTTGTCTTTTCAGAAGTGATTAATCAAATGATTAGAAGGAGATCGAGACTGTAG